In Thermus aquaticus, one DNA window encodes the following:
- a CDS encoding ParB/RepB/Spo0J family partition protein yields the protein MARALDLSEVGGGRLLPLEALSPRPQPRRRFEEASLKALAESVRAHGVLEPLLVRPLGDGKYAIVAGERRYRAARMAGLSEVPVRVVELSEKEAKLFALVENLQREDLNPYEETLGVLDLLSEDLGRPVEEVVALLHRMRDEARRKVPQNVLGSLEARRVEEVFRALGRMGWESFVQARLPLLNLPENLKAALEEGSIPYTAALELKKVKDESSRKALLEEARAGLSLRDLKARVRELLQKEKAPKPWHREVGERLLRLDLEALLPEKRARVEALLAELKELLG from the coding sequence CTGGCCCGGGCCCTGGACCTCTCCGAGGTAGGGGGCGGGCGCCTCCTCCCCCTCGAGGCCCTCTCCCCCCGTCCCCAGCCCCGGCGCCGCTTCGAGGAAGCCTCCCTGAAGGCCCTGGCGGAGTCCGTCCGGGCGCACGGGGTTCTGGAGCCCCTCCTGGTGCGGCCCTTGGGGGACGGGAAGTACGCCATCGTGGCCGGGGAGAGGCGGTACCGGGCCGCGAGGATGGCGGGGCTTTCCGAGGTCCCGGTGCGGGTGGTGGAGCTCTCCGAAAAGGAGGCGAAGCTTTTCGCCCTGGTGGAGAACCTTCAGCGGGAGGACCTGAACCCCTACGAGGAGACCCTGGGGGTCCTGGACCTCCTGTCGGAAGACTTGGGGAGGCCCGTGGAGGAGGTGGTGGCCCTGCTCCACCGGATGCGGGACGAGGCGAGGAGGAAAGTTCCCCAAAACGTTTTGGGGAGCCTCGAGGCCCGGAGGGTGGAGGAGGTCTTCCGGGCCCTGGGCCGCATGGGTTGGGAGTCCTTCGTCCAGGCCCGCCTCCCCCTCCTCAACCTCCCCGAGAACCTCAAGGCGGCCCTGGAGGAGGGGTCCATCCCCTACACCGCCGCCCTGGAGCTCAAGAAGGTGAAGGACGAGTCCTCGCGGAAGGCCCTCCTGGAGGAGGCGAGGGCGGGCCTCTCCCTGCGGGACCTGAAGGCCCGGGTGCGGGAGCTTTTGCAGAAGGAGAAGGCCCCCAAGCCCTGGCACCGGGAGGTGGGGGAGAGGCTCTTGCGGCTGGACCTCGAGGCCCTGCTCCCTGAAAAGCGGGCCAGGGTAGAAGCGCTCTTAGCGGAGCTCAAGGAACTGCTTGGTTAG